The following are from one region of the Gadus chalcogrammus isolate NIFS_2021 chromosome 19, NIFS_Gcha_1.0, whole genome shotgun sequence genome:
- the LOC130372391 gene encoding very low-density lipoprotein receptor-like isoform X1: protein MSPSLVWLSLALPTLLCLLHGAPVQGATPECEANQFQCGNGRCIPSVWKCDGDPDCTDGSDETSCEKLTCADSDFVCTNGQCVPKRWHCDGEPDCEDGSDESSEICHMRTCRVNEFSCGANQCIPVFWKCDGESDCDKGDDEVNCSNITCAPNEFTCASGRCISRNFVCNGEDECGDGSDEVGCAPSSCGPSEFQCGNASCIPVSWVCDEDVDCQDQSDESHTRCGRHPTPPARCSSSEMQCGSGECIHRKWRCDGDSDCKDGSDESNCPVRTCGADHFKCDDGGCIPGNRQCNGLRECTDGSDENNCKNVTQCSGPEKFRCRSGECIEMTKVCNKARDCPDWSDEPISECSVNECLLNNGGCSHMCKDMVIGFQCDCTPGLQLIDHKTCGDINECVNPGICSQICINLKGGYKCECHNGYQMDPTTGVCKAVGKEPCLMFTNRRDIRRLGLERREYTQVVEQQRNTVALDADFNQQTIFWADLGQKAIYSTVLGKKAEQGIHTMVIDNMQTPVGIAVDWIYKNIYWSDLGTKTIAVATFNGTRQKVLFSSGLKEPASIAVDPLSGFLYWSDWGEPAKIEKSGMNGAGRRTLVETDIQWPNGITLDLIKGRLYWVDSKLHMLCSVDLNGDNRRKVLQSSEFLAHPFALTVFEDRVFWTDGENEAIYGANKFTGSDVVTLASNLYDPQDIIVYHELIQLSGPNWCTEKGENGGCAYLCLPAPQVNKHSPRYTCVCPQGQELAEDGLRCRPESAPAPASEDAGRGGTSPAPEANVSTSIHEVDSANRASTAAWAILPVLLLSMAVAGAYLMWRNWQLKNQKSMNFDNPVYLKTTEEDLSIDISRHGANVGHNVGHNVGHTYPAISIVSTEDDLS from the exons ATGTCCCCGTCCCTGGTGTGGCTCTCCTTGGCACTGCCGACGCTGCTGTGCCTCTTACACGGCGCTCCTGTACAGG GGGCGACTCCGGAGTGTGAGGCCAACCAGTTCCAGTGTGGGAACGGCCGCTGCATCCCGTCGGTGTGGAAGTGTGACGGCGACCCAGACTGTACGGACGGCAGCGACGAGACCTCCTGTG AGAAGCTGACCTGTGCGGATTCTGACTTTGTGTGCACTAATGGCCAGTGTGTCCCCAAGCGCTGGCACTGTGACGGAGAGCCAGACTGTGAGGATGGCTCTGACGAGAGCTCGGAGATCTGCC ACATGCGGACGTGTCGTGTGAACGAGTTCAGCTGCGGGGCCAACCAGTGTATTCCTGTCTTCTGGAAGTGCGACGGGGAGAGCGACTGTGATAAAGGAGACGATGAAGTCAACTGCA GCAACATCACGTGCGCGCCCAACGAGTTCACGTGCGCGAGCGGCCGCTGCATCTCCCGCAACTTTGTGTGCAACGGCGAGGACGAGTGCGGCGACGGCAGCGACGAGGTGGGCTGTGCTCCGTCCTCCTGCGGGCCCAGCGAGTTCCAGTGCGGCAACGCCTCCTGCATCCCCGTCAGCTGGGTGTGTGACGAGGACGTCGACTGCCAG GACCAATCGGACGAGTCCCACACCCGCTGCGGCCGGCACCCGACCCCCCCTGCCAGGTGCTCCTCCAGTGAGATGCAGTGCGGCTCAGGGGAGTGCATCCACAGGAAGTGGCGATGCGACGGGGACAGCGACTGCAAGGACGGTAGCGACGAAAGCAACTGTC cTGTGCGTACCTGTGGGGCTGACCACTTCAAGTGTGACGATGGCGGCTGTATCCCTGGCAACCGCCAGTGTAATGGTCTGCGAGAGTGCACTGACGGCTCAGACGAAAACAACTGCAAAAACG TGACCCAGTGCAGCGGGCCAGAGAAGTTCCGCTGTCGCAGTGGGGAGTGCATCGAGATGACCAAGGTGTGCAACAAGGCCCGGGACTGTCCCGACTGGAGCGACGAGCCCATCAGCGAATGCA GTGTGAACGAGTGTCTGCTGAACAACGGCGGCTGCTCCCACATGTGTAAGGACATGGTGATCGGCTTCCAGTGCGACTGCACCCCCGGCCTGCAGCTCATCGACCACAAGACCTGcggag ACATCAACGAGTGTGTGAACCCTGGCATCTGCAGTCAGATCTGCATCAACCTGAAGGGAGGCTACAAGTGTGAGTGTCACAACGGCTACCAGATGGACCCCACCACGGGGGTCTGCAAGGCTGTGG GCAAGGAGCCCTGCCTGATGTTCACCAACCGCCGGGACATCCGGCGGCTGGGCCTGGAGCGCCGGGAGTACACCCaggtggtggagcagcagaGGAACACGGTGGCACTGGACGCAGACTTCAACCAGCAGACCATCTTCTGGGCGGACCTGGGCCAGAAGGCCATCTACAG CACGGTTCTGGGCAAGAAGGCGGAGCAGGGTATCCACACCATGGTCATCGACAACATGCAGACGCCCGTGGGCATCGCCGTTGACTGGATCTACAAAAACATCTACTGGTCCGACCTGGGCACCAAGACCATCGCCGTGGCGACCTTCAACGGCACCAGGCAGAAGGTTCTGTTCAGCAGTGGTCTGAAGGAGCCCGCCTCCATCGCTGTGGACCCGCTGTCTGG attcctgtaCTGGTCTGACTGGGGGGAACCAGCGAAGATAGAGAAGTCGGGGATGAATGGAGCCGGCCGACGGACCCTGGTGGAGACGGACATCCAGTGGCCGAACGGCATCACCCTAG accTGATCAAGGGCCGGCTGTACTGGGTGGACTCCAAGCTGCACATGCTGTGTAGCGTGGACCTGAACGGGGACAACCGGCGGAAGGTCCTGCAGTCCTCAGAGTTCCTGGCTCACCCCTTTGCCCTCACCGTGTTCGAG GACCGCGTGTTCTGGACGGACGGGGAGAACGAGGCCATCTACGGAGCCAACAAGTTCACGGGCTCTGACGTGGTGACGCTGGCCAGCAACCTGTACGACCCCCAGGACATCATCGTCTACCACGAGCTCATCCAGCTCTCCG GTCCCAACTGGTGtacagagaagggggagaatgGGGGCTGTGCCTACCTGTGTCTCCCCGCCCCCCAGGTGAATAAGCACTCCCCCAGGTACACCTGCGTGTGTCCCCAGGGCCAGGAGCTGGCGGAGGACGGACTGCGCTGCCGACCAG AGTCCGCCCCCGCCCCGGCCTCTGAGGATGCTGGTAGAGGTGGGACCAGCCCCGCCCCAG AAGCCAACGTGAGCACATCCATCCACGAGGTTGATTCTGCAAACAGAGCGTCAACTGCTGCATGGGCCATCCTACCTGTTT TGTTGTTGTCGATGGCGGTTGCCGGAGCTTACCTGATGTGGAGGAACTGGCAGCTGAAGAACCAGAAGAGCATGAACTTTGACAACCCGGTGTACCTGAAGACCACCGAGGAGGACCTGAGCATCGACATCAGCCGACACGGAGCTAACGTAGGACACAATGTAGGACACAACGTGGGACACACCTACCCAGCA ATATCTATAGTGAGCACAGAGGATGACTTGTCCTGA
- the LOC130372391 gene encoding very low-density lipoprotein receptor-like isoform X2: MSPSLVWLSLALPTLLCLLHGAPVQGATPECEANQFQCGNGRCIPSVWKCDGDPDCTDGSDETSCEKLTCADSDFVCTNGQCVPKRWHCDGEPDCEDGSDESSEICHMRTCRVNEFSCGANQCIPVFWKCDGESDCDKGDDEVNCSNITCAPNEFTCASGRCISRNFVCNGEDECGDGSDEVGCAPSSCGPSEFQCGNASCIPVSWVCDEDVDCQDQSDESHTRCGRHPTPPARCSSSEMQCGSGECIHRKWRCDGDSDCKDGSDESNCPVRTCGADHFKCDDGGCIPGNRQCNGLRECTDGSDENNCKNVTQCSGPEKFRCRSGECIEMTKVCNKARDCPDWSDEPISECSVNECLLNNGGCSHMCKDMVIGFQCDCTPGLQLIDHKTCGDINECVNPGICSQICINLKGGYKCECHNGYQMDPTTGVCKAVGKEPCLMFTNRRDIRRLGLERREYTQVVEQQRNTVALDADFNQQTIFWADLGQKAIYSTVLGKKAEQGIHTMVIDNMQTPVGIAVDWIYKNIYWSDLGTKTIAVATFNGTRQKVLFSSGLKEPASIAVDPLSGFLYWSDWGEPAKIEKSGMNGAGRRTLVETDIQWPNGITLDLIKGRLYWVDSKLHMLCSVDLNGDNRRKVLQSSEFLAHPFALTVFEDRVFWTDGENEAIYGANKFTGSDVVTLASNLYDPQDIIVYHELIQLSGPNWCTEKGENGGCAYLCLPAPQVNKHSPRYTCVCPQGQELAEDGLRCRPEANVSTSIHEVDSANRASTAAWAILPVLLLSMAVAGAYLMWRNWQLKNQKSMNFDNPVYLKTTEEDLSIDISRHGANVGHNVGHNVGHTYPAISIVSTEDDLS, encoded by the exons ATGTCCCCGTCCCTGGTGTGGCTCTCCTTGGCACTGCCGACGCTGCTGTGCCTCTTACACGGCGCTCCTGTACAGG GGGCGACTCCGGAGTGTGAGGCCAACCAGTTCCAGTGTGGGAACGGCCGCTGCATCCCGTCGGTGTGGAAGTGTGACGGCGACCCAGACTGTACGGACGGCAGCGACGAGACCTCCTGTG AGAAGCTGACCTGTGCGGATTCTGACTTTGTGTGCACTAATGGCCAGTGTGTCCCCAAGCGCTGGCACTGTGACGGAGAGCCAGACTGTGAGGATGGCTCTGACGAGAGCTCGGAGATCTGCC ACATGCGGACGTGTCGTGTGAACGAGTTCAGCTGCGGGGCCAACCAGTGTATTCCTGTCTTCTGGAAGTGCGACGGGGAGAGCGACTGTGATAAAGGAGACGATGAAGTCAACTGCA GCAACATCACGTGCGCGCCCAACGAGTTCACGTGCGCGAGCGGCCGCTGCATCTCCCGCAACTTTGTGTGCAACGGCGAGGACGAGTGCGGCGACGGCAGCGACGAGGTGGGCTGTGCTCCGTCCTCCTGCGGGCCCAGCGAGTTCCAGTGCGGCAACGCCTCCTGCATCCCCGTCAGCTGGGTGTGTGACGAGGACGTCGACTGCCAG GACCAATCGGACGAGTCCCACACCCGCTGCGGCCGGCACCCGACCCCCCCTGCCAGGTGCTCCTCCAGTGAGATGCAGTGCGGCTCAGGGGAGTGCATCCACAGGAAGTGGCGATGCGACGGGGACAGCGACTGCAAGGACGGTAGCGACGAAAGCAACTGTC cTGTGCGTACCTGTGGGGCTGACCACTTCAAGTGTGACGATGGCGGCTGTATCCCTGGCAACCGCCAGTGTAATGGTCTGCGAGAGTGCACTGACGGCTCAGACGAAAACAACTGCAAAAACG TGACCCAGTGCAGCGGGCCAGAGAAGTTCCGCTGTCGCAGTGGGGAGTGCATCGAGATGACCAAGGTGTGCAACAAGGCCCGGGACTGTCCCGACTGGAGCGACGAGCCCATCAGCGAATGCA GTGTGAACGAGTGTCTGCTGAACAACGGCGGCTGCTCCCACATGTGTAAGGACATGGTGATCGGCTTCCAGTGCGACTGCACCCCCGGCCTGCAGCTCATCGACCACAAGACCTGcggag ACATCAACGAGTGTGTGAACCCTGGCATCTGCAGTCAGATCTGCATCAACCTGAAGGGAGGCTACAAGTGTGAGTGTCACAACGGCTACCAGATGGACCCCACCACGGGGGTCTGCAAGGCTGTGG GCAAGGAGCCCTGCCTGATGTTCACCAACCGCCGGGACATCCGGCGGCTGGGCCTGGAGCGCCGGGAGTACACCCaggtggtggagcagcagaGGAACACGGTGGCACTGGACGCAGACTTCAACCAGCAGACCATCTTCTGGGCGGACCTGGGCCAGAAGGCCATCTACAG CACGGTTCTGGGCAAGAAGGCGGAGCAGGGTATCCACACCATGGTCATCGACAACATGCAGACGCCCGTGGGCATCGCCGTTGACTGGATCTACAAAAACATCTACTGGTCCGACCTGGGCACCAAGACCATCGCCGTGGCGACCTTCAACGGCACCAGGCAGAAGGTTCTGTTCAGCAGTGGTCTGAAGGAGCCCGCCTCCATCGCTGTGGACCCGCTGTCTGG attcctgtaCTGGTCTGACTGGGGGGAACCAGCGAAGATAGAGAAGTCGGGGATGAATGGAGCCGGCCGACGGACCCTGGTGGAGACGGACATCCAGTGGCCGAACGGCATCACCCTAG accTGATCAAGGGCCGGCTGTACTGGGTGGACTCCAAGCTGCACATGCTGTGTAGCGTGGACCTGAACGGGGACAACCGGCGGAAGGTCCTGCAGTCCTCAGAGTTCCTGGCTCACCCCTTTGCCCTCACCGTGTTCGAG GACCGCGTGTTCTGGACGGACGGGGAGAACGAGGCCATCTACGGAGCCAACAAGTTCACGGGCTCTGACGTGGTGACGCTGGCCAGCAACCTGTACGACCCCCAGGACATCATCGTCTACCACGAGCTCATCCAGCTCTCCG GTCCCAACTGGTGtacagagaagggggagaatgGGGGCTGTGCCTACCTGTGTCTCCCCGCCCCCCAGGTGAATAAGCACTCCCCCAGGTACACCTGCGTGTGTCCCCAGGGCCAGGAGCTGGCGGAGGACGGACTGCGCTGCCGACCAG AAGCCAACGTGAGCACATCCATCCACGAGGTTGATTCTGCAAACAGAGCGTCAACTGCTGCATGGGCCATCCTACCTGTTT TGTTGTTGTCGATGGCGGTTGCCGGAGCTTACCTGATGTGGAGGAACTGGCAGCTGAAGAACCAGAAGAGCATGAACTTTGACAACCCGGTGTACCTGAAGACCACCGAGGAGGACCTGAGCATCGACATCAGCCGACACGGAGCTAACGTAGGACACAATGTAGGACACAACGTGGGACACACCTACCCAGCA ATATCTATAGTGAGCACAGAGGATGACTTGTCCTGA